In Daphnia pulicaria isolate SC F1-1A chromosome 9, SC_F0-13Bv2, whole genome shotgun sequence, the genomic stretch ATGAGATAACACTAAACGTAACAatttatcatttgaattaataCCTGTTTTTGTTTATGGAAGACTTGTGTTCCATTCTTCTCCGTTATTTGTTAAACAGTAGTTAATTTACATTCTTGTTGGAAAACTTCTTTGGCAGACGACGTAAAAAGGGGCGTAGACACGACACACGAGGCTCGTTGTCTGAGTGACAGTCCAGACGACTAAGCTGTGCCATCTAGTAACCAAACTTTCTATCTGCTAATTATTTAcgcatcacaaaaaaaaaaaaaccaaaagcccgccaaaagaaaaatagtgaGTCTACGAAAAAATAGGgatttttccaaataaaaaataaagtgatACGACTGTTAAATTGGGCCTCCTTGAAAGCTGAAATATAAGAATGATCTACAGCTGAATCGTCAGTATGTACATGTTTTAAACAATGCCGAATAGTTCAAATGAGTCAGGCATATTAAGAGTTTTGGATAGAGAAATCTAACCTTCGGTATTTTTAGTGTATTTTGACCATAAGTTTCGTCGTACAGCAGATAAGTGCAAAGTGAAGTAGGCCAAAGACTTGCATGTCCATCGCGGTCTAAATACTACATACACAAAGGTGAATCATGAACTACAATCGACTACTATttgttaaagaaaatttgGCTGTTGGGCATTTCCAAGTTTCCATATTCCAACTCCAAAAACACAACTTGACTATACATTGAAAAATATAACAGGCGGAGTGCGGATGTGCGATTTTAAAATTGTACGGTAAGGGACAGACTAAATAACGACCCTCTTCCGAAAAGAAGTGGGTGAAACTCAAGGCAATGAAGAAAATACTAAAATGACAAATTTTTAAGATGGTCAATCTAAGCAACGACCTAATCAAGGATGACCACTGGTTCTTCCTCTTCTGCTGTAATCTTAAATGGCACCATTACAATTACGTTATTTGAATCTTGTTGCAACTTATTACTTGCGTGATGTCGCTCACGTATTGAAATGACTTTTTCTAcgagaaaagccaaaaaggaaaGGCTCAATCCAACCGACAAAACTAGAAAGGCACCGGTCAAATTTTTCAGGGAAAGAggagttgttttctttttcttatttccactTTGGGGTTTCCCATTACATTGAGGAGGCATGGGGCGGATCCACGTGTCCCAGAAGTCAACGACGCCAGTTTGCTGCACTTCCAAAATTCTaacagaataaataaattgaaaaaaaaaaaaatatacatgaAAAGGCAACATCATGGGAGTTTACTGGGTTACCCTTGGGAAATTCTTTGAGTGTAGGGGCTGTTTTTCGGTAGGGCAAGCGATATCGTGGCTGCAATTAAACCAATCACTATTAGAGCTGTCGATATGAGTCGAAAGCTGGATGTAATTGTCAGAAGTTGAATAGTACACTCGGTTTAATACGGGCATTTACGGGTAACCAATTTCATCAATTGTTCCAGAAAACTATTATTAAAACAATTGGCCATGAATATACCAATCGAAATATAAAAGATGAGCCgaaatatgaataaaaaacaGACTCACATAGAAGGAACTGTCGATGTCAATGGGGCAGAGCAAGATATTTGAATCTGTTTTCCAAGAGGAGCCACGATTGAGAAAGAACACCACTTTTTCCCCCCCGAATATAATGGGAAAGGTGTAATGGAACCGTTGGCCGAGTTCGCCCTGTCGTCGCGACaaactgaaatgaaaatgtatattAGCTAAATGTCAAAATCAAATGATCTCCATGAACACACTTACATTCTAGATTGGTTCGCCCACTTGCAGCTGAACCAATTCGAGGGGGACACTTTGGAGGCCAGGCCAGGACCACTTTGTTATTGGAATCTGAATGATACACACCTCGTTGATTACCGGCATAGTTTCGGGCACGGTATACTCTGTTATTCCACTAATCTAAAACCAAACAGAATAATGAATTATGTGCGACACCAGAAAGATAATTGTCAATCAAAGACTCACTTCCAGATAACTTTTATATTCAGTGATGTCAACGTCGGTGCAAGAAATCTCAATCCGTTGATCAGCAGCAGCTTCGATAATGAAAATACATCCTACCAAATGGATTTTAATGTGGCCTCTCCGTCACGATAAACTAATAGGGATGCAAAATGGGAAACTTACTGTAATtcataacttttcaaatttggttttgactaaactaaagtttttttttcttttaattttattaacgATTACGTTTGAAGTTGGTTTTATTCTCTCCGATGCGTAAAGTCGTCCACTTGCAGTCAATCCAGTCGCCTTTGCCGAGATTCGACGCAATGACCACCTCATTTTCAGCAGTGGAAAAATAAGGCTTGTTTGCTTCGACTACATGATACTCGCTTAACATGTAAGTTGTTCCAGCAACCTGGAAAACAAATATAGGAACGAATATTGTAAGGATAGGTTATCACTTGGATTTGGTTTATCGTCTTAACTTAAATAATCGACTCACTTGGAAAATACTGTCATAGCTTGTGAGATTGACGACTGAGCAATAAAATTCAATCTGATATCCTGGGGCTGCCACGATGGAAAAGGAACATTGTCTCGGTGATGAATTGCCAGCCATGGGTTGAATGGTGCCATTGGCCGACGTGGCTTGTCCGTGGCGACACACTGAAAATACCAAGGCCTTTAATTTTATAACGACGTTGGAAAATAGATTATAAAATACGTTTAAACTTTGTGGTGTTCTCGTTGGGCGTGGtattccatttgcaattgaacCCGTCAGATCCTATAAATTCAGAATACACGGACAAAGTATTCGCCATTGAGTAATAAATCTTGTTTAGTACGGGTAGGGGCCAGTCACTTTCAGTCGCATCAAAGAACTTGAATAGTTTAGAGCACAAATGTTAATGAAAGCCAATGTTGGCCTAAAAGTTGTGTGATGAAAAATCAACTCACGGCCATTTTACTGGTGTAGTTATTGAAGGAGATTGCAGAGCAGGAGAACTGAATCTGCTGGCCGGGCGGTGAGACGATATCAAAGGCGCACGAAGACGGGTTGATCTGTGAAGTTTTATTGAGCTGAATTTGGACAGTGGGCAGTGGCTGACGATGAATTCGTGTCCCGACAAAACGAAAATATTGCAGGATTGGTCGTCGGTTTAGTCGTCGTGACAATTCTGGTTGTGGTTACATTCGGCTTGCGTGTGGTTGTCGGCTTGCGTGTGGTTGTCAGTTTGCGTGTGGTTGTCAGTTTGCGTGTGGTTGTCAGTTTGCGTGTGGTTGTCAGTTTGCGAGTGGTTGTCGATGGTGCCGATTTGGACGTGGTGGATTTCAGTGTTGTTGCTTTCGTTGTTTTGATCGTCGACGACTGGGCCTTCTGTTTCgacaaaatgaattaatacATCGTTTTGACCGCCGACCAATACTAGTGgcgagttaaaaaaaacaaaaacaatacagCTAAAAGCACACTACTACAGCTAAACTCGAGAAAAAATCAATCGGTTTTTTTCAACTTACGGTGGTGGCAACTAAACAGGCGGCAATCATTACAACGAGAATCGTTacgatcaatttcattttggatCAAATTCTTCTCTCCGCAAAAGAGCCCCACGGCTTCGGAATGGATTGCCAACGATAATGCGGATTGTTATTACACTTGTGCGATCCACCATGTCTCAAAGTCGTCTAATGGTTATTACTTCAACACGTCCAATCTAACCTGACAACAAGTCTACGAGCAACTACCCCCAAACCTTTCAGATTGCAACAGGTGTCATGGCGGATGCAGGTGGACGATACAGCTGGCCGGCATTTTGCTTCAAGTGACACTGACGTTGATTTAAACTGCTTTTAAAAGGTCCTATTAGATGAGTCAGTAGGAGTTGGAGCGTTAATCGACTCGGCCAGGCAAGAAATTAAAACACGTGTGCGACAAACGTATGAGCTCGGAATAAGCTTGTTATTTTGcgattttataaaaattcgaaaaatgttttgaaagacTTAAAAATTCGAAACGCTTAAACATGAGACATTTACCAAGGAAAATCCCTTTGCAGTAAcgcaacatttttgaaaatagagCGTATTGAGATGTTTACATAGTTGCTGCATATTTACGACAACCACGGGAGTACCGTCATCCGACCAATCCGCCCATTTCGAACCACCAACCTACACGACGACGGACAACCCGCTGATTATTCAATCCCTTTAGCCAGCAGTTCCTCCCCTCCACCGCTTTGCTGCACAGTATGGACAGCTATTTAATCAAAACCTGTTGGGCTCCTTCGTGATTTTGGGAGTGAGCTAAATTAGGTTAGAATAAGGGGTTCATGTTTTTCACGGATGACGCTCTGGCCATTTAGAACTAAAAATTCGGATTCGGTTTTAGAAAGAGGAGAGTTGCAGGTGCACAGGAATTTAGACAGTCAAAGAAACTCAGCCGCAGAGTTCTTGTATTATTGCGCAACACGCCGCATACCAATGTGCCAAATTATTTCTGCTTTCGTGAAAAATTCAAGCGCCAAATAGAGATGTTTTGGACGACACGAGACTTTGATCACGTGTCGCATATCAAGCGAAAAGGGCTAACATATGACCAGAGGAAAAACccaaataatataataatcaaCTGGCAGTTACTCTTTCTATTAACCAAGGAACCGTTCCCAAAAAGCTTAACGAAAAGATTGAATGAATAGGAAAATGGGGCAGAGATCtcgtcaaataaaagaaacttggGGCTAATATTACGTAATCGGTGAACAAATGAAGTTAATATTATAAGGTGGTAAAAGTCGTGAACAATTCTTACCATTTAAGGCGATCCTTTTGCAGCTTTTCTTTGGTTTTCAGTGATAATGATAATCAATTTGCTTTGCACCAGTGGAGCCATTTATCGCCAGTCGCCAGCTCCTTGGTTTCAGTCGTCACCCACAACTCGAGGCGGAAGTCGTGATGACGTCACGCGGCTGGTGACTCTCTGCTGTTCAACGGGAAATTTCGAGAAAAATGAGAGCGTATCATTTAgccttgaaaaaagaaactctcACACTAAAGAAACAATAGGGCTTTTAGATCAAAACAAGGattagacaaaagaaaacatgttAAGAAACACCTATTATTCTAAAGTAAAATGGCgggtgaaaataaaatcacgacCTTAAGAAGTGCGGAAAACGAGCGAAGTAAGCGAAGTCCATGGCATGGATACCATCATTTGCTGCTGTCACACTGTAAAGGAACCATTAATAATGgagagaaatgagaaaaataatcaaGTGGCGTAGTTTATGATGGGGTAAGACAGGGTAAGTCCCTAATAATTTACGTCAAATTCAGAGACGACAGCAGTTGCGGTAACAGGCCGGCACTTGTAGCCCCGGAGTAGAAACAACACGGACCAGATGGGTTTATACTTCATACGTTCAATCATCTGGGAAGACTGAAATTCAATGCTGAATTGGGTGCACAATCTGACGCGATAGAATAATTCACCTCACctataaaatgaaacaaatatttgtgAAACCATTTGTGGCAACTATTTGTGAGCTTTGGTTTATCACTATTAGCAACATCTGTCGAGAGTTTGTTGGGCAGATCGAGCGCATCATCCGCCATGGCCTGGGCAGCACTCGTGCAAAAATCTTGTCATATTTCACTTTGTGCATCGTCGGGCTCTGTTTTGACTTTTAAAGTTTGTTTCTTTGCAGTTTTACACCAACGGCGGAACAACACTCATCACCGGATCGCCCACTCCAACGTACACGTCGACGGACAACTCGTTGACCATCGAATCCCTGGCCGGCAGTTCCAACAGTTACACGCTCTGCTGCACATAGAAAACGGTTTAATAGAACGTTAGTAACTAAAATTCAAATGTACAAGGCCATCCTAACATATGCAAATCGTTACTATGGCAGCCCATTAAATGagaaaactgaaaagaaaattgatgaatAGAGAAATCTTTTCTAGTAAGAGAATGTAGAAAAATGTACTGCTCTCTGAGTGTGTGTGcctcttttctttaaaataagttcAAGTGCAGTCCAGTCACATGGGCCTCGATTCAATTACTTTTATGGCAAtggtaaaaattagaaaaaaggtCTTGATGATGTTGTCTAAACCATGAAGTGCCTCGCTAACCAtgccaatttatttttattgctaaTGACAATTAAGGAAAGGTTTTTGGGTCCACAAAGGCAATTTTAAAATGCAGCTGCCAAGTCAAAGGGAACTGTAatattggtggtggtggtggtcaacAAGTGTTTAGACCCTAGACTGCATGTGATCAATGCAGGCAGCACGTCTGCCAATTAAAAACCCCCAAATAACAATTGTCCCATATTTCTACCTTGATCTGAAATCTCTTTCTTAGTTTCTGTTCAAAGCACAGAATAAGCATCGAAAGAATCGAGCCTTCCAACGGATATAAAAGAAACATGGCCAACAACGAGACGACCAAAATGGCGGGAAAGAATCGAAATCTGAGAAATGTTTACCTGTATCAATGACGAGGAGGCCGTCTTAATCTGGGTGTGTCGTTGGGGGATTTCTTCATCTTTGCCATTCCAAAACAAGTCAATAACGTCACTTTAAACCGAAATAAGTAGGTGAGAAACAGGCAACGAGAAATTGTGCACAATTGAAAGGTGTTGACAGGGTGTTGACAAGACGAGCAAAAGACTGAAAGAGCTGCACTGTTGCACGTTCGTGACTTGCGTGACAACAGCTGACAGACAGAGTGGTGACCTCTATCGGCCAATTATGTTACTAAACCACTTTGCATGGAATGGGCGGCAAAAAGGCAATCAAAGGTGTTTTCATTTCgtcttttaaataaacaaggaAAAGCATCTACGTCAATCATCCCATGCATCGTGAGTGCTATTAAGGCTCCAGTTAAATGACTTGACTACGGAATCAATTTGGCTGTCACGTTTGCCGTGATCCGATCGACTTTTCCTTGTATCGCTATCGAGGAGAAACTGTCCTATATCGCTCCATTTTGTTGATTCAATCAGCATCTTAGAGTGCTGTGTGTTTTGCCAACACGCCATTCGAATAGATTCACTTTTTTCACTTCCTCTGCGCGTCACTCTGTGATTTTTTCCGGTTAGACCTGAAATTGAAatccgtttttgtttgtttgagtcGCAGGTATAAAAGGCCTCCGATCCTGGCCCGATTGACACCATTTGACAGATCcgtcaacaacaaccagaCGGACGTCATGAGCCGCCCTATCCCGGTAAGTCATTCATTGTATTAGTCGTTCTTACACATTGCTTGACGTTAATTCTATTATTCGTGTTTTAGTTGAATTTGCTGGCCCTACTGTTGTTGGCCgttttggctttggccgtcgCCGCTCCTCTCAGACAACGTCGCCAACTCGATCCTGCCATGGGTGGAGCCTTGACCGGTTACGGTAATACCAACCCTTAATTCTATTTATTACCAAAATTGATTCGAAtgagatttttcaatttttttacatttgaatCAACAGGAAATCTATACGACGGATACGGCGACAACGATGACGGCACTGGAAATATCTTCAGCGTCCAAGTGAGTCAAGGctttgacaacaacaacaaccaacaaccggAGGAAACTGGATACGGTGGATGTTCATGGTCATTCTGAAATCTCCTGAGCAAACTGACGACCATTATTCGTCATCATCGTTTGAAATTTATCCACATGATAACGAACCCGATAACGTGAAACAAGTTCCTGAAATGACGACTAAAAATCCGTGGCTGGCTCTGAAGTCTGAAATCTGCTTACCTTCGTAAAAATTCTACTGCTTCATTATTAAAGTTAACAGCTCCCTAAAATCAACATTACTATTCAAAAGACCCAAACCGCAATACCATAAATAGGGAAATATTTaacaatgaaatcatttctcAACTAATACACAGGACAATAACAGCTAAATATATTCCAACAACTGGCAGGCCAATGACGACCGATCTGCCAACAACCGAACCACCAACTACTCCTGAAGCTACTTCTAAAGTTCTAACCTCATCAGATATTCGACACAGCCGCAAACGACCATTTTGAATcataaaaagttaaatttgttttcctaccTTTCCAGCATCGAAACACCAGTAGCAACGAATACCTTCACCAGTCCAGCACCAACAGAGCCCAGTCGAACTGTCAAAGTTGGATATCACCTGAGAACGACGCCAATATTTCCAACATCAGCTTGAAGGAAGAGAAATCTAGTTTGACCAAATAACAACGGACATTTAAGCGAACTTACAACAAATTAATGAAAGTCATGTCCTAAATAacatacaaacacaaaataacaTTTGTTTAGCTCATCGAAATGTAGTGTAGCCATCCACTGAATTTGAAcctataaaaatttattgaatatagtatgaaaattgatgttattaaatttttaatatttcttagTACCacagataaaaagaaattagacaaaacaacattcatttttcctttaagTGGGCATTTTGTGAAAGCatataaacatgaaaaaagtgTTCGAACAGgtaaaactagaaaaaagaaacatttgtcTCACTGTGACAACCTCTTATctaacaattatttttacctGATCCCAGTGCTTCTCTTGAGCCATGGTTTTCATATGCTCAAGGTTCACATTTCCACAGTTTGTTACAATGATTTCGGACAAAGGATTCGCTTCGTTCAGGAAGAAATCGATGCCTTTCTGGCTCACATTAGAACAACCGTGAAACTTTAACTTGGTCAAATTCTTGAAGCTGTTTTCAGTGCAAGCTTCCTCAATGATCTGGTCATCAAGAGTGAAACACTCGTCTATGGAAATCTTTGTAAGAGTAGGGGAAGACAAAAGCAATAGCAACAATTTGCGTGAAATGGCGTAGAAACGGGATGGGGAAAATTGGTTAGATTTCAGAGAGATGACATCCAGCATCCTTAACGGAAATACTTCCTTTCGGGAACAAAGAGAAGAGTGGACGCGATCATCTACCGCCAGTTCGGGAGTTCCCAGATCGGTACTTTTTATAACAAGTCGCAAACGGCGAACATTCGGGCAGCACTCGATGATGAGATTTACTTCTTCACTCGTTACTTCCATCCATAAAGATAACTCTTCAAGTGTAGGGCCACGAGCTTGTAGAAGAGGAATTACTCCGCCACGAATAGAGAACGGTGACATCGTGAATCGGTCCATCCCaattttgagattttttaGTAGTTTAAGTTCTCgaaaacctgaaataaaattgcatttaatttCCCTACACATATGGATACCATCATTTCAGATTTTCTCACCTAATAACTCCTCATTCGTAAATCCTTCGTCGTTAACACTCAATAAAACATCGACGATCGACGGACACATGTCAACCATCAATGAAACGCTGCCTTTTTTATAAGGGACTTTGTGTAGTGGAGTCCACACCATGTTCTCCATAAACAACTTAATCaaggaatatttttttgattctctgGATTCTTTACGAATTCTACGAAAAGCTTTGTAGACATCAGATTGATTGTcgcaatttagttttttcagCTCTGCCAAATGTTCGATAGCAAATCTTAAACCGATATGACTCACTTTCGTTTGTATAAGTGATAGTTTATAAaaggaactttgacctttacaAAACACTTCAACTACTGTATCGGTCACACCAGGGCAGCCGTTAACCAGCAACTCCctaggggaaaaaatatgaagtGTAATACGATCAGAATACAATAAATTTACTTCATTATTAAAGTAGACCCTAccttatttttggtttattgGTTGATCCAAGTTTGAGCATGCTTCTTGCACCATAAATTGTGCCAGATAAATCAAGGATCTGCAGGTGTTCGAAAAGCTGCAAAATAGAAGCAAAAGTCTCTTCTACTTCAAAATTTCTGTTTGGatcggaaaaaggaaaagaaaaaccgccATCATTGATCTTCAGTGTGGTGAGTTGCTGTAATTGAAAAGAGTTATGCATAAATTTACTACTATTATAATGCAGAATTAACTATTGGTCTTGTTAATACCAAACAATTGACAGATGCCAGACGAAAGATgcgaaaatttctttgtagatCATGTCCAGTGCCCCAATAATCTTGTGATAAATCCAGAACTTTCATGTGTGGGCTTAAAAGTAATAAATCAAACATGTCCTCTGTTATTGCGTAGTCTTTCGACCATAGACTTCTTCGTAGTCTATGGTCTTCCGAGAGACATTCAGTCATGTACTCCAGACAATGTGAAGCTGTGATTAGTCAAAATGgcataatcaaataaaagcaGACAATTATTCTAAAGAAAAGACACTCACGCAGAAGGTAAAAGAGGCTGGAAACGTGCACTGAACTACGCGATTCCGTCCATTTCTCCATGTTATCGACGATACTGTTCATACACAATTCTGCCAGAGATTTGTGGTACCATTTCGGCTGAGGCATATTAAGGAAAACAGTTATCTAAATCGACTAATCTGAAAGACCTCAAAAGTACAAAATGACACCCAAAACAGTCAACGAAAATAATttctaaatattatttttctctgtCGCCCTTTAGCCTACCCTAAAATGCTGGGCGCGAAAAATCGGTTGCATTATTTTTACGAGATGCACTATtgccagatttaaaaaattgtcgaGCGCAAAATTAAGAAACGAACCAACAAAATTCGCTAACAACATAATGCAAAATGCAAATTGCAAATAATATTCGCaacgaaaaaattgaaaaaaagagtaTCTACCCTTTGTTCGCGtccattttcaaaatgtaaatcttaCTACCTCCCGCGTGTTTTCACGCTCCAGTTTTAACGTAACAACGAAACGTGAGGCTTTATATTCGAGAGGCTTTATATACTCGACATTTTCCCGCCCAGTTGTATATACTACGGTGCATCAATCTAGGCCATTAAATTTGTAATCAACCAATGTAAGAATTTGTAATCAACCATTAGGTAAGACAACATAATGACTTACATGCACACACGGTCTGGCGAATGCAGACACatctgtttttccctttttttttcttgtgtgtgtctgtgatcGAAATACTAGAAATGAGGTCGAAGAATTTCCTAGTTGTTAACATTAGAAAAACTGTTAACAACCGGCAGTCCCGCTAAATTATGCGCCACCTGGTAGACCTCGATTCAACTATGTAGAGAaatgacttttattttttaaagcagtGTCGTTAGTTTTTTACCCTTCTATTAAAATGCTGGCAT encodes the following:
- the LOC124313003 gene encoding uncharacterized protein LOC124313003 isoform X1, with the translated sequence MPQPKWYHKSLAELCMNSIVDNMEKWTESRSSVHVSSLFYLLPSHCLEYMTECLSEDHRLRRSLWSKDYAITEDMFDLLLLSPHMKVLDLSQDYWGTGHDLQRNFRIFRLASVNCLQLTTLKINDGGFSFPFSDPNRNFEVEETFASILQLFEHLQILDLSGTIYGARSMLKLGSTNKPKIRELLVNGCPGVTDTVVEVFCKGQSSFYKLSLIQTKVSHIGLRFAIEHLAELKKLNCDNQSDVYKAFRRIRKESRESKKYSLIKLFMENMVWTPLHKVPYKKGSVSLMVDMCPSIVDVLLSVNDEGFTNEELLGFRELKLLKNLKIGMDRFTMSPFSIRGGVIPLLQARGPTLEELSLWMEVTSEEVNLIIECCPNVRRLRLVIKSTDLGTPELAVDDRVHSSLCSRKEVFPLRMLDVISLKSNQFSPSRFYAISRKLLLLLLSSPTLTKISIDECFTLDDQIIEEACTENSFKNLTKLKFHGCSNVSQKGIDFFLNEANPLSEIIVTNCGNVNLEHMKTMAQEKHWDQVKIIVR
- the LOC124313003 gene encoding uncharacterized protein LOC124313003 isoform X2, which encodes MPQPKWYHKSLAELCMNSIVDNMEKWTESRSSVHVSSLFYLLPSHCLEYMTEYYAITEDMFDLLLLSPHMKVLDLSQDYWGTGHDLQRNFRIFRLASVNCLQLTTLKINDGGFSFPFSDPNRNFEVEETFASILQLFEHLQILDLSGTIYGARSMLKLGSTNKPKIRELLVNGCPGVTDTVVEVFCKGQSSFYKLSLIQTKVSHIGLRFAIEHLAELKKLNCDNQSDVYKAFRRIRKESRESKKYSLIKLFMENMVWTPLHKVPYKKGSVSLMVDMCPSIVDVLLSVNDEGFTNEELLGFRELKLLKNLKIGMDRFTMSPFSIRGGVIPLLQARGPTLEELSLWMEVTSEEVNLIIECCPNVRRLRLVIKSTDLGTPELAVDDRVHSSLCSRKEVFPLRMLDVISLKSNQFSPSRFYAISRKLLLLLLSSPTLTKISIDECFTLDDQIIEEACTENSFKNLTKLKFHGCSNVSQKGIDFFLNEANPLSEIIVTNCGNVNLEHMKTMAQEKHWDQVKIIVR